AGTTACTTATTGCATCAAAGCTCACCTGTAATCCATGAATTTCATAAAGATATTACGGGCTATCATCATGGAAAGAGAAGATCTTCAGTCCTAAATTTGAATTCCCTGTCTTTCACTGAGCTATTAAGAACAAATTCCTCAAAACTTTCAAGATAAAGTGAAGCAAGAAGTTTCAGCTACAGAAACGTAGTGCAAAGGTTCAGTTTGGCACTGCAACATTATGGACAGACAAGAATTTATGGTAAACTGAGTTtagatttggaaaaaagaatCCTATGATTGAACCAATATTGTCAAATGTATTGCATACTATCGTAACTTCACAGTAATCAAAATCAGACATCAAGGTTTCTATAGAAGCAGCAATCACAGATTGCAGTAAAGTATACcactcaagggaaaaaaaaattgcattttggcAATTTCATAGTCAAGTGTTCCTTATGCTCCTCCAACAGTCATTTGTcagatattttcctgtttaaaaggTGCATATTGTTTCTCCTCAGTCCTCGTGAGACTTCTCTGCAATGACTTTGCATtcatactgaaaaacagaagttgacaaaattaataatattaatttacttAACTAATGAAGTAgactgctggggggggggaagtgtgtTTCTACAAAATGGGTGATAAAATAGCTTAGCTTACACTTCACCCAGATAAGTTTGGTCTCCCTAAGTTCTGTGCACACACTGTTGGCTGCAATTCCTGTCTCCttgagcagcagaaagagcagtTCAGACTTCGGGAATGGCCTGACTTCTCCCCAAACACGGGAGCTCTTATTTAGCTCCTGGTCCTGAAAGGACTAAAAGTATGCAACTGAGAGTGTACAGAGCAAAGTCATGGGCTGTGCTCTGACTAACAGTACTAATGGCTCACTAACTAGATCAAAAAGCAATGATTACTGATTTCTACCTTACTCCACATCCACAAGTCAAATAGCTGGTTGGTATATATGAAGGAAGGAATGACATGTAGATTGAAACTTTAACTAGAAGGCGATCGACCTCCCCTCCAAACTTACCATTGCCAGCTGCCTGCCGATATTGCCCATAGTTATTCCACCAGCAAAAAATATACATGGCAACCAGGAACGAACATAAAGGAAATCTGGAGACGTATATCTGGAAAAGAACACGCATTTTTGAGCTCAACGTTGTGCAATACATAGAGTCCTCCAATCACATGGGACAAATCcacaaatttaaatattacGATATTTCAACTCAAAAAGACACATATTATAGAAATTTAATTACTTGCAGCAAATAACAAAGGAGGCTTCTTATTGATTATAATCCCATTTGTTCAACTAAAAAAAGCATGTTACATTGTTGGTAAGGTAgcaattttattgaaataaacaaCTTCCAACTAAGTGTCTCACTTATAAACACATAAAAGCTTTCACGAACAGTCCAATTTATGTTACGCTCAAAATTAAGTGCTGGCAGCTTTGGAAATCATGTCAAATTCCATCCCTTCAGTTATTCTGATTTTATGTTATAGCTTCAGGAGATTACCATTTAACCTGAAAGGAGTAAATACTTACTGATAAACTCCATTGTAGACCAGAAGTTGTGACACCAATGTGGCCAGGAAAGCAATTCCTACTCCAAGACCAAAGCCACTTCGTGATCTATCAAACGTCCACCACAGTCCAATTGACAGGGCTGCTAATGTGAGAGACAACTGGATATTGTTGGCAAAATCCACTTTCTGTGTTGATTGTTAAGGATAAGCTTGGAAACATCATATACAAGtgtaaaacagttttcttcattctgtttaTCATATTTTGgcataacagaaaaaaataccataaaaaaatacagcactagCTGTATCAGCTATCAGGTATAAGGAAATAAGTCCTGTAAGTGTTGCCAGTATATCAGGAAACTAAAAACTTATGACACTTCTTCACATTTTTAGGGTCTTAGCACTGTACAAGACCAAAGAGACTATACACCTACCAGACAATGCAGGCGTTTTATACAGACATACAATGCACATGTTACTGTTCAGAGTAAGGACATCTCATCCTTACCTGGTCCTTTATTACACTAAGCATGAAATTGTAAATCTAGCATTAGACTCCTCCAAATGACAGGGATTTACtggaaaaaaggtatttgtCACTCTTACTTAATTgcaattttgtttaatttacatGCTAGTTTACATTCAgctaaacattaaaaatgttaatgttttccataaaacaaaatgtaaataatattaCTGTGAAAGTATTCATGTAACTCAacactgaaaatcagttttgtcaACTCTGTGATAAAGGTGTGAAGTCCAGATATCTTTGTAGTGTTTCAcattcttcaaaatgttttggaaatacTAACTCATCCTCACTACTCCAAAACAGATTATTAAAAAGGAAGCTGTCAAGTTTCATAAGCCTGAAAGCAAGTTTATGGGATGACATCATAAAAACACTGCCCTGTTTTCTCACAAAGACCTGGAGAGAGACCTAGAGGAAATGAGAAAGTTCAactaactgaaataaataattacagGATAAAATCaataacatcagaaaaaaatgtcaaacaaGACCAAAAAACGCACCAAATATGGCAATGTGCAGAACTGGtaataaactgaaaagaaagcagtctGGAGAGCTGTCGAGGAAATACAGACAGCACATTAGTGATGTCCTGGAATATGTGTAACAGCTGTTAGGAAACTGCAAGAAGGTTTGCTGCAAATAATCTGACCCACGCAGAGAGAAGCTGTCAATCCTCTTGTATTTCTTAAAAGCAGCGAAGTTGCATGTGCTTACACAACAGGTACAGCCCAGGTCAGTGAGAACCGCAGGACCAGATTAATGCATCTTTGGCGAGGAGAGCAAGGTTTGTGAGGGACAGTGGGAATGACTCTGAACCTTGGCAGCTCCAGTTCATCCGGCCACACTGGATAGGATGGCTGGtgggaacaaaaccaaacaacaacaaaacccatcCAAGGGCCAAGCCACCTCAGTAAGAATTCAGCCAGCTCTCACATTTTTCACTTAACTTGCCCTCTTTTCCTGGAAATGAGGAGATTCAGTAGCACACAATCAGAACTTCTTAGCACAGTTTCTGCAAACCGTGTTGGAGCTGACACTGAAGGAGATGAGAGTTCCAGAGATGATCAACTTACTTTCTAATTAGTTTACAAGAATCCAATTTTCACAGACCGATCCTGGTTTTAGCTGACAGAGAAGGCACTAGGCATGACCACATAAAACCACTAAGATTCACAGCACTGCCAGTAAGGTGTGCCAGTCCACATGAAAAGCACCCTGTCACCCAGCATGTCCCCAGCTGCttcagagggaagggatgccagTTTTGAGCACACTTGTGCAAGGATGTATCTGAATAGCTACACAATTAGGAGCATAATGTAATGCAACATGCTGACCGACTTCTAATTGCTCTTACTGAATGACTGCAGGAATGGCAACTACTCTCTCAGCATCAAGGCATCACTTGCAGAATGGGGTAACAATGCTTACTTGCTTTGTGTAGTCCTGGGTATTACCTGGTCCTGAGTTTGCCCCATTCTTTGCAAAGTGCATGTGCTTTGCTGATGACCTCAAGACTGGGCTTCAACCTCTTACTACAGTGTTAAAAGGACATCAACCCTTGGAATGTCTGAAAGCACTTTTCTGTAATACCCACCACATAAGTATTTCCCCGCGCTTACTTCAattattcaagaaaataaagactgtaAGACAAAACCCAATACTGAGACATTTctaatgaaaagatttttcagaacGAAAAGACGTGAGACTTATCACCTCCAATACTGCTACGACAGTTTAATACTAACACATATTCTGCATTTCCCTTGCAAAAATGCTGCACGTTCTATCTGTAACAACAATTCACCATGACTGACTATGTGAGCTTTGTTTTAGTGGAAACCCATTTGTTATCGCCAATTTCATTAGAATATAGGATACAGCGCTGGCATGATTTATTCCCACAAAGACTGCTACACATCGCATTACACTGGACCATTCTCTCTTAAATTTATGTGGCTCTCCCAGATGTCTGTCCATGCATGGGTACAATAACCCAATCACAGCTGtggagacaggaaagaaaaaaggcccAGAAGTTAAAGCACTAGCAATATTTAACTAAAATAAAGACTATCTAGACTTTGACAATTATTGTCACTACTAAAACAGATCTTTTAAGGATAAATAGTACAAAACATGCATTGTAAAAGAAGAGGAATTTCAAACAATTTCATTATTCAAAAAAGCCCTGTAAAACTTCAGCAGCATCTTCAACCACTGCCTGGCAGAAGTAGCAGAACAGAGACAATCTGGTCTAGAGGCGGAGGATGAAAGAGCTCTGCACCCTACCAAAATCTGCAGTCTCACACTGTAGTTCAAAAAGAGCAGTAATAGCTTGCAGGctggcacttctgaaaatcccacATATCAAACATACATCTCTaaataactgcaaaacaaacatgcCACAGTAAGGGCTGAGTGCAGTTTATAACATCAATATTTTGTgtcttcttttgttgttgttacaaGCAGCTTTTGTTTAgataatgtttttctcttcttcaatGGTACTATAAAGCCTTACACAGAAGAGGGAAAGCCAAGAGCCTACGGTAGCTGTtgaacacagaaagcaaacaggacTTCCAACCCCAGGGAACTGCTATGCTCTTTGAACATTTCTCCATAAAGGTGTCTCTACTGCAATTGCAGCTAAAAAGACTGTTACCAACACCACTGAGGAATAACACTGGTGCTTAATGTTAAAGTGGTGCTGCAGGAGTGGGGCAGAGCCTGAGTCTCTGGGTACGGACTCCCGTGCCCTCAGTATGGCATGCTGTTGGAGGTATGTTATGGCAAACGCTCTTTATTCTGCCAGAGAGGAAACTGACCTCCAGGatttgggaaaataaatcaCCAGTaaagctggagaggaaaaaaacctccctgAGCAATTTCCTTGCCAAAGGCATTGGGCCAAACTGATGACTAATAACAGTGACGGATGAAAGGACTTCTCTGAAAGCAGCCTTGATCACCACTGattataaatatgcaaaataccTTTATG
The window above is part of the Gymnogyps californianus isolate 813 chromosome 7, ASM1813914v2, whole genome shotgun sequence genome. Proteins encoded here:
- the INSIG2 gene encoding insulin-induced gene 2 protein; protein product: MAENDAMPTLPKKCGPYISSVTSRGMNLVIRGIVLFFIGVFLALVLNLLQIQRNVTLFPPDVITSIFSSAWWVPPCCGTASAVIGLLYPCMDRHLGEPHKFKREWSSVMRCVAVFVGINHASAKVDFANNIQLSLTLAALSIGLWWTFDRSRSGFGLGVGIAFLATLVSQLLVYNGVYQYTSPDFLYVRSWLPCIFFAGGITMGNIGRQLAMYECKVIAEKSHED